A region from the Dendropsophus ebraccatus isolate aDenEbr1 chromosome 1, aDenEbr1.pat, whole genome shotgun sequence genome encodes:
- the FAM53C gene encoding protein FAM53C isoform X2, with the protein MQIFQYKSEERSWGLVSHCPRIELEDGIRPGCHHLSSLSLHFPVVSRENSPNSRSPSQAPEAGNSAAPPAPPTKRHCRSLSVPEDLSRWRPIWRPSGSKVWTPVKRRCNSGGVGAVLGVQTQSPSPGVSNLRFQNDPSASFRCIQANSPPFFSLALCRESPCPYTLSPTTVFWENAEGPSCFPLQRRFSLSPVLIKDAGRFLPSASSSPPSTPELVRRQQCMPRSQSQPCDLDTRKCGIKRRHEEDTRWHRPSLDFYKMNQNAGAMCFLDNSDEGSSSPFMAFHGESPCTSGSPVTTCTLALSEEDNMGRRDHSSCSQAMLFQHDFADLDLNLIEEN; encoded by the exons AGGAACGCTCCTGGGGGCTTGTCAGTCATTGCCCACGAATTGAACTTGAAGACGGAATTCGACCTGGTTGCCATCACCTTTCCAGCCTGAGTCTTCATTTTCCTGTTGTTAGCAGAGAGAACTCGCCTAACAGCAGGAGCCCTTCACAAGCACCTGAGGCGGGGAACTCTGCAGCACCTCCAGCCCCACCAACGAAAAGACACTGCCGCTCCTTATCTGTGCCAGAGGACCTATCACGCTGGAGGCCTATTTGGAGGCCTAGTGGTTCTAAAGTTTGGACTCCTGTTAAGAGGAGATGTAACAGTGGTGGGGTTGGAGCAGTACTGGGAGTGCAGACTCAAAGTCCATCCCCAGGGGTCTCCAATCTCAGGTTCCAAAATGACCCCAGTGCCTCTTTTCGCTGCATCCAAGCCAACAGCCCTCCCTTCTTTAGCCTGGCTTTGTGTCGGGAGTCACCCTGTCCCTATACCCTATCCCCAACTACTGTATTCTGGGAAAACGCAGAAGGGCCAAGCTGCTTTCCATTGCAGCGCCGTTTTTCCCTTTCTCCCGTACTTATCAAGGATGCAGGACGATTCCTCCCTTCAGCCAGCAGCTCCCCACCTTCCACCCCAGAGCTGGTGCGGCGACAGCAGTGTATGCCCCGCAGCCAATCACAACCTTGTGATCTTGACACAAGGAAATGTGGAATCAAGCGAAGGCACGAGGAAGATACACGGTGGCATCGTCCTTCTCTGGACTTCTACAAGATGAACCAG AACGCTGGTGCTATGTGTTTCTTGGACAACTCTGATGAAGGCAGCTCTTCTCCTTTTATGGCTTTTCATGGGGAGTCTCCTTGCACTTCTGGAAGTCCTGTCACAACTTGCACATTGGCACTTAGTGAAGAAGATAACATGGGTAGGAGGGATCACTCGTCCTGCTCCCAGGCAATGCTCTTCCAGCACGACTTTGCGGACCTGGATTTAAATCTAATTGAAGAGAATTAG